In the genome of Bacteroides mediterraneensis, the window GTCTTTGGGGTGTTTATTGCCGGTTTCTGGATATACTTGCAGCGTCCTCCTTTGCGCACCATGGGTGAGACCCGGTTGTGGTATTCCTTTTTTATGGGAGTCTCCGGACTGCTGACCTATATCCGCTGGAAATATCCTTGGATATTGTCCTTTTCTACGGTGGTAGGTGCGGTATTTGCTCTTATCAATATCCTGAAACCCGAAATTCACGACCAGTCTCTCATGCCTGCCTTGCAGAGTCCGTGGTTCATTCCCCATGTCACGATTTACATGTTTTCTTACTCGGTGCTGGGATGTGCCTTTATCTTGTCGTGCATGGGTCTCTATAAGCATCGTGCGAACTATCTTGAAGCAGCCGACAAACTGGTTTATGCAGGGTTGGCCTTTCTGACCGTCGGCATGCTTACAGGGGCTATCTGGGCTAAGGCAGCCTGGGGGCACTATTGGAGCTGGGATCCGAAAGAAACCTGGGCGGCCGTGACGTGGACGGGTTATTTGCTGTATGTACACCTCCGACTGTTCCGTCGGAATGCTTCCCGCATGCTGTACTGGATATTAATTGTTTCTTTTCTGTCGCTTCAGATGTGCTGGTATGGAGTAAACTACCTTCCAGCGGCCCGGCAGAGTGTGCATTTGTATAACCGTTCATAGTCTTATTTATATATACTGGTTGTTTAATTTTAAATTCATTCTTTTATGAAAAAAAGTTCGAAGATTATTCTTTCTGTGCTGGTAGTGGCCATCGTGCTTTGTGTGGTCTACCGGTTGGTGAATAAAGCACCTTCAGCCAGCTTGGAAAGTAATGCGCAAATGGAAGAAATCATTGAAAGTAGTGGCTGTATGGCTTGCCATTCAGCCAATCCGAAATTGCCTTTCTATGCCGGACTCCCGGTAGCAGGCAAACTGGTGAAAGAAGATGTCCGTCTGGGTTATCGTTCTTTTGACATGACTCCGATGGTAGAGGCATTGAAAAAAAGCGACAAAATCAATGAAGTGGATTTGGCCAAAGTGGAGAAAGTGATTGCCGATGGTACCATGCCGTTGGCCAAGTATTATCTTGTCCACTGGGGCTCTTCGCTGACCGATACGGAAACCCAGATGGCGCTCGCTTGGGTCAAATCTCAGCGTGAAGCTTTCTATCCTAATCCGTTGGCTGACAAGCAATGGACAAATGAGACAATCCGTCCGGTGCAGGATTCCGTGCCGGTGGATATGCGTAAGGTGATATTGGGTAACCTGCTGTTCCACGATGTACGTTTGTCGGCCGACAATACCGTGTCATGTTCTTCTTGCCACGGATTGAATACGGGTGGAGTAGACAACAAGTCGTTCTCGGAAGGTGTCGGCGGACAGTTGGGAGGTGTGAACGCACCGACGGTCTACAACGCTCTGTATAATTTTGTGCAGTTCTGGGACGGACGTGCCGTTACATTGGCCGACCAGGCAGCCGGACCTCCGTTGAATCCGGTAGAAATGGCTTGCAAGTCGTTCGATGAAATCTGTGATAAGCTTAAAGCAGATGCGGCATTCAGCAAGGCATTTACGGAAGTATATCCCGACGGCATTAACGAAGCCAACATCACGAATGCCATTCAGGAGTTTGAAAGAACCCTGCTCACGCCGAATTCGCGTTTTGACAAATACCTGAAAGGGGATATGGCAGCGTTGACAGCCGAAGAACTGGCCGGATACGATTTGTTCAAGAAATACAATTGTGCCACTTGTCATGTAGGCGAGAACATGGGTGGACAGTCGTATGAGCTGATGGGCATCAAGCAGGACTATTTCGCCGACCGTGGTACGGAACTGACCGTGGAAGACAACGGCCGTTTCAAGGAAACGAAGAACGAGAGAGACCGTCACCGCTTTAAAGTGCCCGGCTTGCGTAATGTGGCACTGACTGCGCCTTATTTCCATGATGCTACTCAGGCCACATTGGAAGATGCGGTGATAGCCATGGGAAAATATGAGGTAGGTGTGGATTTGTCACAGCAGGAAGTGAAACAGATTGTTGCCTTTCTGCAGACATTGACTGGAGAATATCAGGGCAAGTTGTTGACAAATACGAATGAGGTGAAGAAAACGAAGTAAGACTTATACCTTTATTATCTATCCGAAAGCCGTTTCAGTCGTGAAGATTGGAACGGCTTTTTTTATCTATTTTCTTCTTGATTTATTTGGTTTATAAAATAAACTTATTTATCTTTGTGGTGATAGCAAGAGAGAAGCGCGCCTCCTTGCTTTTATTTATCAGTTTATGGTTTATAAAATAAACTACATTTAATTTGAAACATCTAAAATGAGTGCCTTATGGAAGAAAAGAAATTATCAGAACGGGAAAGTCTGGAACTGATTTCGCAGATGATTCATTCCACACGGAAAAATCTGGAAGTGGGCAGTGGCAACCAGTTTCTTTACTGGGGCTATTTTACCACCGCCCTTTCAGTATTGTTGTTTTTGTTGGTGTACTACACAGGGGATTCCCGCTGGAACTTTGGTTGGTTCACTATGTTTTTGTTCTGGGGCTTCATGCTTTGGGAACAGCGTCGGCAAGTCGCTGAGGTGATTACTTATACAGACCGTGCCATTATGCAGGTCTGGAAAGTGATAGGTAGTCTGTTTGTGCTGACGGTACTTATCATGTGCCTGCTGGCCTTTTATTATGGGAGAGTGGATTTCTCACTGATGCTTCCTCTGTCCTTGCTTTATTGCGGTATCGGGGTTTCCATCACCGGTGTGGTTATCCGCAGCCGTCTGGTGACATGGTGTCCGCTGGTGGCTTTCTGCTTTGCCATCTATATGTTGATGGCCTACACCATCCATCAGTCTTCCACGGTCGACTGGAATCTGTATTTCGGATTGTCGTTTCTGGTGATGATGGTTTTGCCCGGCCATTATCTGAACCGTAAAGCACGTCAGGTATGTTGAAGGAATTAAATCCGTTGCTCCATTCCCAGTTGCGTCTGGCAGTGATGTCCATTCTTTTGTCGGTGGAGGAAGCCGAGTTCGTTTACCTGAAAGAACAGACCCAGGCAACGGCGGGTAATCTCAGTGTTCAGCTCGACAAACTGAATGAGGCCGGCTACATCGAGATTGAGAAGAGTTTTGCGGGCAAGAAACCTCGTACCGTTTGCCGGATGACTGCAAAAGGCAGGGAGGCCATGGCAGAATATGTGGAAGCACTGAGAGGATATTTCCCTGGATTTTGAGGATTTTTGAATACATTGGAGGAGATATGAGTCCTCGTGAAAAACGCAAGTACGTTTGCTCGAAAACGCACTTGCGTTTTGTTTTAAATGCACTTGCGTTTTAAGTAAAACGTACTTGCGTTTTTTTGATGAGTCTTTTTTTGAATTTAGGTCAATTTTTTCTTGTTTCTATGGCTCTGTTTTTTCTCGATGTTTTACTTTTGTAAAGTATTATTGTTTTAAAAAAATATAAGATGAAACTAGACGCTTTTGAACTAATCCTTTTATACAATAACTGATTTGACAAGGCTTTTTAGTGGAGAGGGGTTTGAAAGCCCTCTTTTTTATGTTGTACAACCTAAATGTATCCTGAGATAATAAAAATGTAACATTTTCAGTGGTTATGTAACACGGCATGCAGTTGTTGGTAATGCTAAATAACTTGCATGAGTCAAATAAAAAATATATTTGTGATGTGTTAAATGAACTATAATTGTGTAATCTTAAATGAAATGCGTAATGGATACTAAGGGAAAAGACGGAGGATAACGAAAGTAATGCTATTAGGTAACTCTTTGTAATTTTTTATTTTTAATTATTGGTATAATGAAAAACATAAGACAAAAGTTTCTCGAGAATAATTCTTCCAGGCAGAAGATATTTCTCATGCGAAGCCACATTTTCTTTTTGTTATTTCTATTCTGTAGTGTTTCGTTGATGGCGCAGAATGGTATTCTGGTGAAAGGAAAGGTGCTTGATGCAAACAATGAGCCCTTGATTGGTGC includes:
- a CDS encoding cytochrome c biogenesis protein, with the translated sequence MITWNNFHWFALSAIILWGSGAGVALFSKKRNRWAILLTLSGILVFGVFIAGFWIYLQRPPLRTMGETRLWYSFFMGVSGLLTYIRWKYPWILSFSTVVGAVFALINILKPEIHDQSLMPALQSPWFIPHVTIYMFSYSVLGCAFILSCMGLYKHRANYLEAADKLVYAGLAFLTVGMLTGAIWAKAAWGHYWSWDPKETWAAVTWTGYLLYVHLRLFRRNASRMLYWILIVSFLSLQMCWYGVNYLPAARQSVHLYNRS
- a CDS encoding transcriptional regulator; protein product: MLKELNPLLHSQLRLAVMSILLSVEEAEFVYLKEQTQATAGNLSVQLDKLNEAGYIEIEKSFAGKKPRTVCRMTAKGREAMAEYVEALRGYFPGF
- a CDS encoding cytochrome-c peroxidase, which encodes MKKSSKIILSVLVVAIVLCVVYRLVNKAPSASLESNAQMEEIIESSGCMACHSANPKLPFYAGLPVAGKLVKEDVRLGYRSFDMTPMVEALKKSDKINEVDLAKVEKVIADGTMPLAKYYLVHWGSSLTDTETQMALAWVKSQREAFYPNPLADKQWTNETIRPVQDSVPVDMRKVILGNLLFHDVRLSADNTVSCSSCHGLNTGGVDNKSFSEGVGGQLGGVNAPTVYNALYNFVQFWDGRAVTLADQAAGPPLNPVEMACKSFDEICDKLKADAAFSKAFTEVYPDGINEANITNAIQEFERTLLTPNSRFDKYLKGDMAALTAEELAGYDLFKKYNCATCHVGENMGGQSYELMGIKQDYFADRGTELTVEDNGRFKETKNERDRHRFKVPGLRNVALTAPYFHDATQATLEDAVIAMGKYEVGVDLSQQEVKQIVAFLQTLTGEYQGKLLTNTNEVKKTK